Within the Bacteroidales bacterium genome, the region CTGCTCAACATCCGTTGCATGAGCACATCAATATCGTAATCAAAAAAATCGACGTTGAATTCGTCTGTAAGCGTTAATTCCACATCCTCATCCAGCGCAAGCAATAACTTCATCAGCAGGGTAGCATTCCGGATACTGAGTTCCTGTTGCAGGTAGTTTACCGAATCAAGCAGGTAAGCATCGTTGGCCTGCAGCACATCAAATGTAGTAGCACTGCCATATTCCTGTTTTGTTTTGACATACTCCAGCCTATCACGCGACAAAATCTTTAATTCAGAATAAACCGAAAGTTTTTCTCTTTGAAGTAACAGGTTGTTGTAAGCAAGGATGAGGGCCTGAACGGTATTTTCGATAACCACTGCAGAGTACCCTTCTGACAATTCTTCCAGTGCATCAAGATTCTTTTTCGTAATATTTACCCTGAAACCATCAAAAATTGTCCAGTTTAGATTGACTGAAGGAGAGATATAATTGGTGTACAATTGATCGCGGGTATCAGGATCGGTGCGATTTTGGGAGTTGTTAAACAGATTCCCCTGAGTAGCTCTGAAATCTAATGATGGATACCTTCCTGCGGCGCCCTGAGTATTGTTGTTCTGTGCAATACGCACTTCCTGTTCGCTGATTTTGATCTGGTAATTTCTCTCCAATCCAAGGCTGATGGCTTCATTCAGCGAAAGTTCAAGCACTTGCTGGCCAAACGCGGCTGGGAAAAGGAGAAGGAATAAAGCAGAAGACAAAATAATTTTCATTCGGATTAATATAAGGCTCTTACTGTGTTTCATTACATTTTAGATCAATTCATGGTCACTTTTTGCTGTTTTACAGCCGGTTCCAGTTCTTCGCGGGTTGGAACGAGACTAACCCCTTCGGGCAAACTCCCGTGGTACCAATATGAGAATCGTCGCCAGAGGCTAACGGAGTGAAAACGAAGGTCGTTGAGAACAATGATCAGAACTGGGAAGAATAAAAGGATAAACCCGGTGCCAATCATTACACCATAGGCGAGTGTCACGGCCATTGGTTTAAGAAACTGAGCCTGGAAACTGCCTTCGAGAATAATAGGGTACAGCCCGACGGTGGTGGTCAGGGTGGTTAAAATAATAGGGCGGAAGCGTGCCAAGCCAGCCCGGTAGGCAGCATTGGCTATAGAGAGACCTTCCCGGAGTAGACTATTGTATTTTGCCAGGTAAACGATGGCATCATTGATGATTACCCCCGAGAGGGCAACCATACCCCAAACGCTGAGCATTGAAACGGGAATGCCTTCAATACCATGCCCCCATATTGCCCCAAGGATAGAAAGAGGGATCATAAGCACTACAATGGTGGCCTGCATTACCGACCGGAAGTGCATCATGATCAATGCGACGATGATGATGAAAGCAATCAGGTAAGCATTAGCCAGGTCAGCACCGGATTCAGCACTGTCGCGGCTCTGCCCCTGAAAATCAACTTCTACTCCGGGATAAAGCTGGTTGAGTTCAGGCAAAATTTCATTTCTGACCCTCTCTAAAATTGGCGGCACGGCTTCATAAGGATTCACCAACTCTGCATCAACCCTGATCTCTTTTTGCCCGTTGTAACGATTAAT harbors:
- a CDS encoding TolC family protein — protein: MKIILSSALFLLLFPAAFGQQVLELSLNEAISLGLERNYQIKISEQEVRIAQNNNTQGAAGRYPSLDFRATQGNLFNNSQNRTDPDTRDQLYTNYISPSVNLNWTIFDGFRVNITKKNLDALEELSEGYSAVVIENTVQALILAYNNLLLQREKLSVYSELKILSRDRLEYVKTKQEYGSATTFDVLQANDAYLLDSVNYLQQELSIRNATLLMKLLLALDEDVELTLTDEFNVDFFDYDIDVLMQRMLSSNRTLLNQYVNQKIYENSTELARSSIYPELYLGGGADYTNSRLKYVDESPSTNYSFGYYANFTLRFNLYNGGTTRRALQNAFISEDIGLIKLAEMQKNLSNQLRNQFDLYQIRKNLLLVAESSQESTGLNLQIAEERFKAGTINSFNFRDIQLNYQNASIRRLEAIFNLIYTETDLLRLTGGIISEN
- a CDS encoding efflux RND transporter permease subunit; translation: INRYNGQKEIRVDAELVNPYEAVPPILERVRNEILPELNQLYPGVEVDFQGQSRDSAESGADLANAYLIAFIIIVALIMMHFRSVMQATIVVLMIPLSILGAIWGHGIEGIPVSMLSVWGMVALSGVIINDAIVYLAKYNSLLREGLSIANAAYRAGLARFRPIILTTLTTTVGLYPIILEGSFQAQFLKPMAVTLAYGVMIGTGFILLFFPVLIIVLNDLRFHSVSLWRRFSYWYHGSLPEGVSLVPTREELEPAVKQQKVTMN